One genomic window of Coffea eugenioides isolate CCC68of chromosome 1, Ceug_1.0, whole genome shotgun sequence includes the following:
- the LOC113769267 gene encoding uncharacterized protein LOC113769267: MSTHPESSDRPVTTSSANLENLRAQLSEVLNKFNELSMEMIAQRRVIDQLVVSSSSGVQHEPLPASQTEPQPILLPYTQTFVTSHVINPPEEAFTCPTHGLPHTYAPTIQTNPSHPQIPQNYPPVNLNIPLEPQEPYYYSTAEPLTLDTASQGKIEVGESSMPIDKSLLKRLDRFDEFMRKSQGLSKQGGLDYNELCLFPDMQLPVGFKAPKFSKYDGTCNPKTHLRMFANKLGKPVDDENLPIHLFLESLEGDALDWYSNLKPDAMRTWMDLSTAFVRHYEYNCELAPTKTTLEGTKRKPSDDHKTYAKRWQLRWNLQ, encoded by the coding sequence ATGAGTACGCACCCTGAATCGTCCGATAGGCCTGTAACGACATCGTCAGCCAACCTGGAAAACCTGAGAGCTCAACTGAGCGAAGTTTTGAACAAATTTAATGAGCTAAGCATGGAAATGATAGCACAACGCCGCGTAATTGATCAGTTAGTCGTTAGTAGCAGCAGTGGTGTCCAACATGAGCCCTTACCTGCTAGTCAAACTGAACCGCAACCAATACTTTTACCCTATACTCAAACCTTTGTTACTTCACATGTCATAAATCCACCTGAAGAGGCTTTCACCTGTCCCACTCATGGCCTACCACATACCTATGCACCCACTATCCAAACCAATCCTTCTCACCCTCAAATTCCCCAAAATTATCCACCGGTTAATCTGAACATACCACTTGAACCACAAGAACCATATTACTATTCCACCGCTGAACCATTAACGCTAGACACCGCTTCCCAAGGAAAAATTGAAGTTGGGGAATCCTCCATGCCAATCGACAAGAGTCTGTTAAAAAGGTTGGACCGATTTGACGAATTCATGAGAAAGAGCCAAGGCTTGAGTAAACAAGGAGGGTTGGATTATAACGAGTTGTGTTTGTTCCCCGACATGCAATTGCCTGTGGGTTTTAAAGCACCCAAGTTTAGCAAATATGACGGAACATGCAACCCTAAGACGCATCTCCGaatgtttgccaacaagttgggaaagccagTAGATGATGAAAATTTGCCAATACATTTATTCCTTGAAAGCTTGGAAGGCGATGCACTGGATTGGTATTCTAATTTGAAGCCTGATGCGATGAGGACCTGGATGGACCTGTCAACTGCATTTGTGAGACACTACGAGTACAATTGTGAACTTGCTCCCACAAAAACCACGCTTGAAGGCACTAAAAGGAAACCATCTGATGATCATAAGACATATGCCAAGCGATGGCAGCTAAGGTGGAACCTCCAATGA